AGCGCGGTTTCGAGTCGTTTGTCGGGCTGTATCCCGTGCCGACGCGCCACGGCATGACCGCAGGCGAGATCGCGCGGCACGTGCGTCGCGCGCACGACATCGACGTAGATCTCGACGTCATCCCGATGGAAGGATGGACGCGCGCGATGTGGTGGGACGAGACCGATCTGCCGTGGATTCCGCCCTCCCCCAACATGCCGACGCTACAGACAGCCATCGTTTATCCGGGCGGATGTCTGATCGAAGCGACGTCCCTCTCCGAGGGGCGCGGCACGACGACGCCGTTCGAACTGGTCGGCGCGCCGGGCATCGATGGCGCGGTCGTGGCAAACGACCTACGCGATCGGCATCTGCCGGGGTGCGTCCTTCGTCCTGTCACGTTCGAGCCGCGTTTTCAGAAACACGCGGGTGTCCCGTGCGGCGGCGTCTTCGTCCACGTGACCGATCGGGACGTGTTCGACGCGCTGCGCACCTACACTCACCTGATCGACGCGGTCCGACGGCGGTTTCCGGAGTCTTTCGCCTGGCGTGGCGAGGCGTATGAATTCGTTCGGGACGTTCCCGCGATCGATCTTCTTTCGGGATCGTCGCGTTTACGTCACGCCATCGAGTCGGGCGGCGATATCGACGACGCGCTTCGCGACGATTTCTCCCGCCGTTTCCTGGTCGAGCGCGAAGCGGATCTCATCTACCCTTGAGTCGGCGCGGCGGTGTCGTTTTTCGCCGATCACTCGACGGTTTTCGCTGCAAATTTCAACGATTTGGAGAGCCGTTTCGCGCTTGACAATGCGAGACCCGGTATGTTTAATACGCCGTCCGTAATCGGCCCTTCGAGGCGGGGGATTCACCGGTTTTTTCGACTGAAGGTCCGTTCAAAACGCTGAGCGCCGTTCTCGCGGCGCACGCGGCGCGAGCGGCATCGGCACAAAGAAACCGGCGGCGGCGCGAAGAGCGGGAACGACGTGGAGAGACTCGATTTCGGCACGCGCGGCAACGCACCGGAAGTCCACGCGATTCCACGATTCGGACAAGCGGTCCAATGCGGAACCACACGCGTACGGCGTGAGCCTTTTTGCCGGGATGGATGATGAACTATCGACGACTCGCAGGGGTACTCATCGCGATGGGTCTGGTGCTGGCGGTGGCGGGAGCCGCGTCGGCCGAGGGACTTCTCGATAAGAATCTGCACTACTTCGCCCCGACGGTGGACGGCAGCGGCCTGATCGTCTCCTACGGGTCCGAGCCGCTCGGCATGTTCCGCATGGCGTACGGCGTGTATGCCGACGTCGCGATGGACGTTCTCGACTACGCGGCGCCGCCCGACGGCGACGAGGCGACCCTCATCTCCACGCAGGCGGCCGCCCAACTCGTCTACAGCATCGGGTTCTGGAAGTACGTCAACGTCGGTTTCGGGCTGTCCTACATCCCCTACCGCCAGTTCGACGACGCATTCTTCGACGAAGAGTATCCGCACCCCGACGCCGATCTGAATCCGGACCTGCCCGGCACCAACCTCAGCGACGATGAGGGTCTCGGCGACCCCACCGAGGAAACCGGTCTCGAAGACGTCCGCCTCGACCTCAAGCTCATCGGCATCGACCGACAGGAACGCTGCATCGGCGCGGCGCTCATCACGACGTTCGGTTACCCGCTCAGCTACAAGCCCAATCAGTTCCTCTCCGATGGCGGCGCGACGATCGCCCCGCGTCTGGTCGTCGACTTCGGTCGTACCTGGTACACGCTCGTCTTCAACGGCGGGTACAAGTACTACGCCGAAAAGTCGCGCGTGCGTCTGCCGGATTACTCCGAGGAGATCGATTCTCCGACGAACGGCGACCTGGAAACCAACGACGAGATCATGCTCGGCGGCGGCGCGAAATTCCGTTTCGCCTACGGCTCCGAGATCATTCTCGATTCCCAGTTCCGCACGCAGGCCACCGACGCGTTCGGCGACGACCGCGTGGACTATGGAGAGGTGATGGCCGCGTACCGAAAGTATTTCCGGGGCCTCAACTACACCGCGCTGACCGTCGGCGGCGGCATCGGGGTGATGGACGGCATGGGAACGCCGCTGGGCCGATTCTTCATCGGCATCACGCGCGACGAAAAGAGACTCTACATCGCGGGCCGGTGACCGGACGCCCGGCGGGAATCCGCCGACGCCCCGGCTCCGACAAATGGACGGCGCGACGACATCGATTCGAGGGAAGGTGTTGAACATGGCAAGCACTCTGAAGATCCGGGTTTCGTTCCTCCTCGCGCTGGTCGCCGCGTTGACCGTTTTCGGTTGCGCCGCGAATCAGGTGCAGTCGCCCGATTCCGAAATGCAGGGCCTGGGCAACCAGGACTCCCTGATGCGCGAGCCCCTGAACGACCCACCCAGCTACGCCCTGCTTCACAAGTCGCTCGAGTTCTACGAGCAGAAGCTCGGCGTGAAGTTCTTCAAGAACGAAAAAGACCGCTACATGCCCTACACGTCGTCCACGTGGCGCTCCTTCGCGATCGCCGATCACCTGAACGACTGCCTCTGGACGATGCAGATGAAGGGCCTGATCGGGTTCCGCTCCCTCGAGGGCAAGTACAGCTACATCATCGAGATGGACGCGGAACGCGGCGGTTGCGGAGTGGTCGGTGATGACGCCGACTCCCAGGCCAAGGACCTTGTTTCCATCATGGAAACCTCCGTCGTGACGCCGTCGATCCGCGACCAGATCAACCGCGGCGTCAACTTCTGCTCCGGCGAGAAGTTCATCCAGGATGTCCTTCAGCTTCCGTACAAGATCCGCATTCGGGGCGAGAGCCTGGAGAACGCGGTTTCGCGGCATGCCGCCGAGGTCCGCAATCCCCTCGACATCGCTTATGGCGACCTCGTCTTCTTCACCGAGTACTACGGCGAGCGCAACATCGCCGTGTACGTCGGCAACGGCGTCATCGTTTACAACTCGTGCTTCCGCGCGGATCCGCACCGGCTGAACACGAACATTTCCTACCGCGTGTACCGCCTGTATTCGGGCTTCGGCGCGATCAACTACCGGATGAGCACCGACGTGTTCATGCGGGAGATCGTCGGCCGTCCCGACCTGTAAGAGCGCGCGGAAAACTCGCGGCGCGGCCCCGCCCGGTGCGGGGCCTTTGCCGATGGACGGCAACAAAGCCGTCGCCGACGCACGGGCCGACTGACCGCCCGGGCGCGACGACCGAGGAGAACGGAACCGATGCAGCGACGTGGAATCAAGCGACAGGTTTTGGTGATGGCCGCGGTGATGGCGGCGTCTTTGGTGTCGGCGACGTACGCCCTTGCGCTCGACGCGGCCGAACTCCAGGCGTTTCTGGAAGTCGGCATGTACGAGGAAGTGCAGGCGATGTGCGCCGAAAATGCCGCGGAAGTCGCGGCGAACGGCCAGCTCGCGTCGCTGTGCGCGAAGGCCAAGGGCGGCGGCGTGTCCTCGGCCCCGGCCCCTTCGGCGCCGGCTCCGTCCGCTCCGTCGGCGCCCGCCCCGTCAGCGCCCTCCGCACCGTCGATGTCGTCCCCGTCTCCGTCCGCGCCGTCAGCGCCCGTGCCCGTTCCCACCGCGCCCGCGCCGACCTTCGTCCCGGATGCCGGTGGCGGACTCGACGCCGGAATGTTGGAAAACATGGTGCGCTCGGGTCAGCACGGTGCGGCCGCGACGATCTGCAACGACAACGAGGGCAAGATCAACTCCCATCCCGACCGCGACCGCATCCGCAAGGCCTGCGGTCAGGCCAAGATGGCCATGTACAGCTCGAACAAGATGGACTCGACGTCCATCACCGGCGCGGTGGGCGATCTCGAGCAGTCGCTCAAGATGAGCTATGACGGCGTCGCGTCGTTCGATCTCGGCAAGAGCCGGATTCTGACGCTCGACACCGTTCCGACCGAGGCCGAGAAGTCGGAAAAAGAAAAGCAGGCCGTGCGCGAGATGTGGGACGCGATCGTCATGCGTCACGCCGAAGAGAATTTCAATCCGGCCGTGTCCGACCAAATCATCGTCTGGACGATCGGAAACGGAGCGGATCAGGTGGGCTACGTCGATCTCGTGATCGACCGCGTTTTCAAAGACGAGGGCAACCGCGCCCGGCAGCGCTGGATGGCGTCGCGCCTGCGCATGCTCTCCGACCGGTTCACGAACATCGACCCGAACCAGGGTGAGAGCGAAACGCGTCGCGGCAACCTGGAGACGCTCAAGTTCTGGATGACGGAGCTTTACGAGTACACCTACTTCGACAACGACATCGAGGTCGGCATGTACCGGTACAAAGGCAATCGGTACGCCGAGAAGTACGACCAAACCGAAGCGACCGAGGAGCAGTTCCAGAAGGCGCTGTTCTTCTACTCCGAAGCCCGCAATCGGGCGGACACGCAAAAAGCCAAGGCCGCGCTCGACCGCGACCTCGCATACCTGTGCAGCCGCTACCGCTCCGACGACCAGCAAAAACTCGTGAAGGTGTACCAGCAGGGCTTCCTGAAGGCGCTTCGCGGTATTCAGATCATGGATCTCGTCAACCGCGTGCAGCCGGAACAGGGCAAGTCGTTCTACCGGTACGAAGAGGCGAACGCCGAGCTGGCCTCTGAGCTTCAGAAATCTTACGGCCAGTGCCTGACCGGGTACATCTACTACCTCTACCTGACGAAGAATTACGTGGGCGTCGTGGCGCTCAAGAATCGCACGCTCGATGCCGGGTTCGACTGGGAAGGCAAGTCCGAGGTGCTGCTGATCTTCGCCGAGTCCGCCAAGGAACTCGCGGCGGCGAGCATGAACAACGAGACGCAGTACCGCAAATACAAGGAAATGTGCCTGGCCGGCGGATCGCGCGCCCTGAAATTCGCGCTGCGCAAATACGGCGGCAAAGCCCCGACGGGTTACGATGAAACGTTCTGCCGGACGTTCAACACGTACTGGAACTACCTGACCGGATTCGGCCAGAAGGTCGAGGCGAAGGCGCTCGAGAACCAGTTCGGCGCCATCTGTCCGGCCGAGGGCGGCACCGCCCCGGCCGCTCCGGCTCAATAACGCGTTAACGATCACACGACACCGAACCGGAAAGGGACGTCGTCATCATGTCGAAACGAACCGTGTGGACCATGGGTGTGGCGCTGGCGCTGGCCGCGGTCATGACCGCGATGGCTTTCGCCCAGGGCGAGGCCCCCAAGGGCGATCCGATCAAGATCGCGTATATGCGCTGGCTCCAGAACGACATCATCCGAAACGTCGAGGAGATTCGCAGCGCCAAGGACCCGTGGGAGCGCCGCGACCTCGTCGAGGATATCGAAGAGATCATCTGGGAACGCATCGAGTTCCCGATGTCGTACCAGCAGGCGGAACTGACGGACATGATGGACCTCGGCCGCATCGGCGTGACGTCGAATGTCGGCGAAGCGCGCGAGGCCGTGCCGGAGGCACCGTCGATCGCGGTTTCCTATGCCCTGCTCGGCATCGCCAAGGGCTATGAGGGCTTCGGCAACGCGGCCACCGACTACTTCCAGAAGGCCAAGGAGATCTACCCCAACGTCATGGGCGCGGCGGTCAGCCTGGACCACTCCAAGGACAATCGCCCCCTGAACGAATGGATCAACGTCAGCCGCGCGTACTGGAGCACCTCGGCCACGACGCGCGTGACTTTTTACGGCAAGAACGTCGATCAGGACGTGGTTGACGCGCTCAACAACGACGAGGTCGCGATCCTCCCGGGCGAGCCCAAGGCGTCCAAGTACACCGTGTTCGTCGCCCGTCGGGATTTCGTCCGGGGGATGAAGCGATACATCCTGACCAGCGACACGCTCAAGGAACGCCGCGAAAACAAGTTCTCGATCTACCTCGAACCCGGCGATTACACGCTGAAGACCTCGATCACGAGCACGCTGCCGATCTCGTTTCGTGTATCGCGCAACTTCAACGAGAACAACTTCGTCATCGAGACGATGGCGCAGGGCGGCCTGACGATCTACCCGATCCCCGACATCCGCGTCTTCGAGGCCGAGATGAAGAAGGCCATGGCCTCCGCCCGCGAGCGTCAGGAATCGCAGGACGCGGCCACCGACCTGATGGCGCCCGAGGGCACCGAGGAACTCCCGATCCCCTGACGCCAGGGGTTCTCAGCGCAAAAACGCCCGGCCGCACTCGCGGTCGGGCGTTTTGATTTCGGGCGTGGAGCCCGGCCCGGCTACTCGGCGGGCTCGGCGATCGGTTCGTCGAATTCGGGAAACAGGGGGTGGCGGGTCTGGTAACCCGAATCCTTGAGCACGAACTGCCGGCCCACGCGGGTTTTCGAGTTGAGCAGAATCGGTCCCTGAAGATTCGCGGTCATCGATTCGATACTGCCCCGGAGGGAGAGGATGACCAGCACGTCCAGATCCTCCCGGTCGACGATGCCCCGCGCCTCGAGTTCCTCCGCGCGTGCATCGACCTGGTACTCGGGGAAGAACGTCATCGGATCGGTCACCACGAACGCGAGGTCACCCTCGTCCAGCGACTGGAGCCACCAGAACGGTGAATCCTGATCGGGTTCCAGCAACGCGTAGCGTGCGGAATCGGGAAAGCCGAGCAACCCACCGGGGATCTTGATGGCGCGACCGATCTCGACGTCGATGTCGCCGAATCGCGACGTGTGAAAGCGGACTCGCGGAGCGGGAGGAGCGGGCGTCGGGTCGGGAGCGTTGTTGTGAAGTTCACTCATGGCTAGCTCCTTCGACCTTGCGCGTCTTGAAACGCGCCAGCGCGGCGCTCACCATGTCGGGAGTCACCGCCGCCGCCTGTTTGTTTTCTTCCTGAATGCGCAGATAGATCTCCTCGCGATGCACCGCGACGCTCGCGGGCGCGCGAATGCCGATCTTGACCTGATTTCCGCGGACTTCCTGGATGTGGATGCGGATGTTGTCGCCGATCGTGATCGATTCGCCGACCTTGCGCGTGAGAACCAGCATGACGGGACGCCCTCCAATGGCGAACGCAAATTATAGGTCCGGGATCAGAAGTAGTCCAGCAGGTTCTGTTGAACAACGCGGTTCGAGACGAGCAGCGTGGCCTGATAGACTTGCTCCATCAGGGCGAAGTCGGCAGTCGCCTTGGCGATGTCCACGTCCTCGGCGTCCGACAGGATCTTGTTCATCAGCTCGTTCATCTCCGAGTTCGCGTTCTCGGCCCGGTCGATGGCACTCGTGACCGCGCCGATCGCCGATCTGGCGCCGACCACCTGCTCGATGGCGTCTTCGACCTGCGGAATGAGCGCCGAGATCTGCGTCTGATCGCCCGCCGCGATGGCGGCTTCCAGATCGGTGAGCACCTGAAAGACGTCGATCGGTCCCTTGAAGACCTCGTCGCCGCCCCGGTTGATCGTCACGAAGTTGGCTGACGTCACCTCGATGTCGATGCTCTGGCCCGTGCCGCCCGAGTATGCGCCGACGCCGTCGAAGGGCGGCGTGAGGGTCTCGTATCCGGCGAAGATGTAGCGCCGGTCGTCCCGCGCGTTGGCGCTCTTGAGCACGCTCTGGAAAATCCCCGCGATCTCCGCGGCGGCGGCCTGAAAGTCGGTCGTCGCGGCCGTTCCGCCGTTGATGTCCGTCGCCAGTTCGCGCGCGCGGGTCAGGTCGTCCGCCACCGACGAGAGGGCGCTTTCCATCAGCGTCGCAAAGTTGCGCGCATAGCCGACGTTGCGCTGGAACTGCTCGAAGCGTCCGATCTGGTTGCGCGTCCCGGTGATCCGCGCCGCGCCGACGGGATCGTCGGACGGGCGATTCACCTTCTTGTTCGTGATCAACGCCTCCTGCGCGTTCATGTAGCGCTCGCGGTTCTGATTCACGTTGATCGAGGCGTTGGCGAAAAGTTGGGCGGTGGTGACGCGCATGGAGATCTCCCGTTAACGCAGTTCCGACAGCGTCTGAAGCATTTCGTCGACGACCGTGAACAGCCGCGACGCCGCCTGGTAGCTGAATTGGTATTTCATCAGGTTCGACATCTCGTCCTCGAGCGACACGCCGACGACGCTCTCTCGCAGGTTTACGAGTTGGTTCGTCATGGTCTGCTGGTGGCTCACGTCGCGAATGGCCGCCTGGGCATCCACGCCGATCTCGCCGACGATGGAGCTAAACGTGTCCTGAAACGTCCAGGTTCCGCCGTTGAAGATGAGCGCGTTCTCGATGGCGGAGACGGCGATCGCGTTCTGATTGTCGCCGGGTGCACCCGACGCCGACGCTGCGATATTGTTCGAATCGGCGGTGATGAGCGCATCGACCTCGATCATGCGCGACGCGTCCGCCGACGACGCCAGGGGCGCAAAGAAATCGAGCCCGGTCGATCCGTTGAGGCCGAATCCCACGGCGTGCTGCGTGTTGACCGCGTTCACGAGCTCGTAGGCCATCTCGTCGAGCCGGTCGATCAGGTTTCGCGCATGCGTGTCGCGAGTGACGAGCGCGCCGCCGAGTTTTCCGCCGGAAATGCCCGCGGTGATATCGTTCGCTTGCCCGCCCGCCGAGACAAACTGCACGTCGTAGAACCCGTCGACGTTGCCCGTGAGTTCCAGCGATCCCACCGCGTTCGATTCGACGAGCGGCGATCCGCCGGCTAGGATGATCGTCGCCTGCCCCCGGCTGTCCTCGAAGGTGTGGAAATCGACCAGCTCCGCCAGTTCCTTCATCCGTTGGGTGCGCGTCGCGCGGAAATCGCCCGCGCTCTGGCCGGAGACTTCAATCGCCGCGACCTTGTCGTTGAGTTCCGCGATCTGCCGCGCGAGGTTGTTGATCTGCGTCACGTAGTCCTTGACGGCGTTGTTCGCCGAGTTCTGCACGTCGCGCAGGCGCTCGTTCATCAGGTGAAACTGGTTCACCACCACCCGCGCCGCGCCCACCACGCCCACGCGCGGGGCTTCGTTTTCCGGGTTCGCCGACAGGTCCTGCCACGACGCGAAGAAGTCGCCGAGATCGACTGACAGTCCGACCTCGTCACTCTCGTTGAAGATCTCCTGCAACGTGGTGAGGCCGTCGCTCTCCGAGTTGCGGAACCCCAACAGGGACGTGGCCACGAACATCTGGTAGTTGAGATAGCGGTCCTGCACCGAGCTGATGTCGGAGACTTGGACACCCGTGCCGAGGAACAGGCCCGCCGACTGGATCGGCACCTCGGGCGCGAGCACGAGGTTCTGGCGGATGTACCCCTCGGTGTTCATGTTGGCGATGTTGTGGCTCGTCACCTCGACGCCCATTTGGGACGCCCAGAGCGCGCGCGAGGCGATCGACAGGACGCCGGAGATCCCCGCCATTAGAGCCTCCCCTGGAGCCGGCCCGCCGTCGCCCCCGAACGCCGGACAGCGGCGGTCGGGCCATAGGTGACCGGCTGCTCCACGGTCTGGCGCATGAGACGCGCGAGGCCCCGCACCGCCAGCAGCGACGACTGCGCCAGCGATCGGTTCTCTTCGTTTTGCGCCGAGATGTCGGGCACGAGAGATTGAATCTCATCGACCAGCGCGCGGATCGCCGCGCCAACCGTCGGCGACGCGAGACCCGCGACGCGCTCGATGCCGATCCGGGCGGGATCGAGGCCGAGCGATTCGGCCAGACGTCGATTCACGATGAAACGCGCCTCGACGAGCGCTTTGGCGCGCAGCGCGAGCGTCTCGACGACTTTGTTGAGTTCGTCCACCCGGGTCGTGTCGTACGCACGCATGGCGTCCGCGGACTCGCGCATCGCCGCGAGCATGTCGCGGTAAACGTCGCGCTGCCGCGAGAGAATCTCGTGCGTGGCCGCAATCAGCTTGTTCATTCGGGCCTCCTTCGACCGCCTCCGCCGCACCGTATCGTCGGGTTTGACCGATTCAACGGGCGCGCGGGGCGGACAATCGACGACGCGTTCCGAAAATCATTCGGAACGCGTCGGAAGAAGGCGAATTCGGGGGGATTAATGGTAGAGCGATTCCTGAAGCGAGCTGGTGATCATCTTCTCGGCGATGTCCGCCGCCGGGCGATGGTAACGGCCCGCATCGACCTCAGCCTTGATCTGCGCCACCTTCTCGGCGCGGATCTCCGGAATCCGCTCGAGCTCTTCCTTCACCCCGCTCAGACTGGCCGCCGACTTCGAAACCGACAGGGTTGCCGCCGGGTCGGCCTTGGCGACTTCCTTCGCCGCTTCGTTCGCCGCACCCGCGGCCGAAGTCAGTCGGGGATCCACATTCAGGGGGTGATTTCCGCCTTGGACTTTCATGTCTGTCCTCCAGCCGCGAGGTCCTGCCGCTTCTGCGTCCGGCCTCTCTGGCGTCCTGCCATACCTATCGGCAAAACGCAAGAAGACTTGAGAAAAAACGTCGTGATTTTGTCGCCGGACGGAAATTTCGTGCGGTTTGTGGAAAAACCGCTCGCCCGTATGCGCCTTCTTCCAGGTTGTAAAAGATCGACAATTCAGGGACTTGACTAAAGTCCCCCGCGTCAATTTTTCAGTCGCGCATCAGATCCGTGATCCGCCCCACACGTGGAGTCGGATCGAGCAACTCTTCATATCGTCGGAAATTTGACGTTTTTTCGATGGCGGAAAAATCCGAAATCGCCGGTTTCCTGACCAAGTGATCGTGAAGCATCCGGGCGATTCCAAACTGCCGCGCGTGTCCGCCGACCTCCGCGACCTTCTCGTCGAACATCGACTGGTACATCCGCGTGGCATGCGATGTGCCGATGGAATCCTCGGTCTCGAACGTCGTCGCGCGCATCTGCTTGAGCATCGAATGGAGAAAGAGCGTTTCGAAACCCTCGGCGACCTTCCATGCCGCCGCGTCCTTCTCATCGGCCGCCGAAACGACCGGAGGTTGCGGACGCGTCGCGGCTTCCGGAGTCGGACCGAGAGGATCGAACGAAACGGCGTTCATCAGATGATCTCCAACTGCGCCTCGAGCGCGCCCGCCGACTTGATCGACTGAAGAATCGCCACCAGATCGCGCGGCGTGACGCCGACCGCGTTGAGCGCTCGCACCAGGTCGCCGATCGTCGGCTCGGACTCGACGACGAAAAGCTGGCCGGGGTCCTCGACCGCGGACACCGAGCCCTGCGTCGTCACTACCGTGCGACCGCCGGAGAGCGGCGCCGGCTGGCTGACGTTCTGCGTGGACCGGATGCGCACGTGCAGGTTTCCGTGGCTGATGGCGATGGTCGAAATCCGCACATTGGCGCCCATGACGACGGTGCCCGTCTTTTCGTTGACGACCACCTTGGCGACGCGGTCGGTGACGATGTCGATGTTCTCGATCTGCGCCATCAACGCGACGACGTTTTGTCGGTACGACTCGGGCACCTGCACGCGGATGGTGCGGGCGTCGAGGGGCTGGGCCACGGTCGCGCCGATCTGCTCGTTGATCGACGCGGCGGCGGCGGCGACGGTCGTGAAGTCGCCGGTGGTGAGCGAAAGACGCAGATCGCCCTGTGCGTTGAACTCGTACGGCAGATCGCGTTCGACGATCGCGCCGGACGGAATCGCACCGACGGTCGGATGATTCTTCGTCACCGAATCACCGGCACCCTCGGCCGCGAATCCGCCGACCGACACCGCCCCCTGCGCGACCGCGTAGATCTGGCCGTCGGAGCCCTTGAGCGGCGTGAGCAGCAATGTGCCGCCCTGCAGCGATTTCGCGTCGCCGATCGAACTGACCGACACGTCGATGTTCATGCCCTGACGCGCGAAAGCGGGCAGTTCCGCGGTCACCATGACGGATGCCGCGTTGCCGCTCTTTACGTCGTTCGGCGAAACGGTGACGCCCATGTTTTCGAGCATGTTGGAGATGGACGCCTTGGTGAACTTCACCGAGTTGCCGTCGCCGCTTTTTTGCAGGCCGACGACGAGGCCGTAGCCCACGAGCTTGTTCGTACGCACGCCCTCGATCGTGGCGACGTCCTTGATTCGCACGGCGTACGCGTCGGCGGCCACCGCCAGGGCGAGCATCGCGATTCCGATCGTCGTCAGTTTTCGCGCCATGTCCCGCATCTCCGTCGCGCGTCGGGTGTGCCCGCCGCGCGTTCGCGTCATCAGAAAGGCCAGACTTTGTCGAACGCGCGCGCGAACCAGCCGGGCTTCATCTTGTCGGCCAGCACGCCCTCACCGACGTATTCGATGCGCGCGTCGGCGACGAGCGTGGACGGCACCGAGTTCATCGCGTCCACATCGCGCGGGCGGACGAGGCCGGACAGCACCATCACGTAGTCCTCGTCGTTGAGCTTCATCCGCCGTTCGCCGCGGATGACGAGATTTCCGTTGGGCATCACGTCGACGACGATGCACGAGATGGTGCCGACGAGCTTGCCCGAGCGCGACGTTTCGCCCTTGCCGTCGAACTTCGTGCCGACTTTCGATCCCACGAGCGTGTCGAGCTTCAGGTTGGGATTTCGCCGCGCGGCGATCTGCTCCATGCCGAAGAAGCCGTCCACGCCCGCGCCGATGGTCGAGGTCTTGTCGGTCTTCGTGTCGGCTTTTCCCTTGGCGTCCGACTGCTCGAGGATGTTGACGGTGATGACGTCGTTGACCTGCTTCGCCTTGTGGTCGCTGAACAGGTAGTTGTTCGGATTATTCTCGACCCACAACGACGACCCGTGCCTCGCCGGGGCGGACACGGTGCGCGCGTCGGTCGCGCGAAAATCGACCGCCGAATACCCGGTCGCGCTCGCGCTGGGCGGCTTCTTCGACGAGCAGCCCGCGCTCGCCGCGACGAGCAGGCACGCGCACGCGATCGCCGCGGTCATTTCGATGGCACGTTTCATCGCTTCGCGCATCGTCGCCTCACAATTCCACGGTCACGGTGTGCGCGTCGCGCACCCGCGCCTTGACGATCACGCCGCTGTCCATGTTCCGCACGTCGATGGTCTCGCCCTCGCGGCCTTCACGCTGGGCGACGGCGAACGCCGTCAGTTGCACGCCCTGCGACACGACCTGGAGCTTCACGACGTCGCCGCGCCGGATCACCGCGGCGGTGGTCAGCGCGTCCTCGCGCAGCGTTTCGCCGTTCGCCACGGCCCGGCGCGCCACGCGACCGACGACCATATCGGGCGAGCGCGCCACGCGGCCGCGCACGCGTTTCGCCGAAACGGGCTCAATGCGAATGTCGTCGCTCGTCACGGCGCGGCCCTTGGGGATCGCGTTTTTCGCGACCACCACCTGTTGAGGGGTGTCGATCTCGACGTCGATCATCATTTTTTTCTCGAAGCCCGCGCCCGCGATGCGCACCGTGGCGGGCCGACGGCCCGCGACGGGGACGCCGTCCGGCCATTCGCAACGGATCGTCACATCCCCCGGCGGGACGAGAGCATCGCGGACCTTCGCGGGAAATTTCACGGGAAGATTC
This DNA window, taken from Deltaproteobacteria bacterium, encodes the following:
- a CDS encoding flagellar basal body L-ring protein FlgH; its protein translation is MREAMKRAIEMTAAIACACLLVAASAGCSSKKPPSASATGYSAVDFRATDARTVSAPARHGSSLWVENNPNNYLFSDHKAKQVNDVITVNILEQSDAKGKADTKTDKTSTIGAGVDGFFGMEQIAARRNPNLKLDTLVGSKVGTKFDGKGETSRSGKLVGTISCIVVDVMPNGNLVIRGERRMKLNDEDYVMVLSGLVRPRDVDAMNSVPSTLVADARIEYVGEGVLADKMKPGWFARAFDKVWPF
- the flgA gene encoding flagellar basal body P-ring formation protein FlgA, yielding MKRVVAIALFAVVTTLVGTATIASAAELAVRERIEAHGDRVLLGDLILAGLPAELADVFVAKAPPLGDERVLTGSFIAGRIRQAGGRDLAVRIPAQVVISSPAQTISADALRAEIETQLRQLAGDPNLPVKFPAKVRDALVPPGDVTIRCEWPDGVPVAGRRPATVRIAGAGFEKKMMIDVEIDTPQQVVVAKNAIPKGRAVTSDDIRIEPVSAKRVRGRVARSPDMVVGRVARRAVANGETLREDALTTAAVIRRGDVVKLQVVSQGVQLTAFAVAQREGREGETIDVRNMDSGVIVKARVRDAHTVTVEL